aagtacagggaaaaatctcaaaactaaaattttgtaacaaaaaattTTTGGACGGAACGgcaccttcggtgggcgagaccgactcgcattTCTCCGTTTTTATCTTATAAGTTACCATGTATGTTTTAGTTAACTTTGGacaattaagtaataattaagtaatgcAAAGTCGTATCGTTCCGCAGCGCTGTCGCTGTACTCTCTCATGTTCATGCGATTCGCGTGGCGAGTGCAGCCGCGCAACATGCTTCTCTTCGCCTGCCACTTCACCAACGAGTGCGCGCAGCTCACGCAGGGCGCGCGCTTCATCAACTACCAGTATCTCGGCGACAAGGCTGCTAGCGAGAATAAGGCGGCCAGCGAGACTACTAGCGACAAAACTAGCGAGAAGACTagccaaaaataaacataacgaGACTTTGTCGCAAAAACGTAATCTTGCCAGACATCTGTGTAGTAGCAAAAatacctgaaacaaaaataatcaCCTTTTTAGGGTGGTTAAGTTAAGACAGAGATGGACTTggttagttttaataatatgtcgACGCGTATAAAAATTACTTCAGTCCTCAAAATCGTCATAAATTAAATTGTTCTATCATTTTGCGTGGACTAAAGCAATTTTGATATGTATAGGTAAACATAAATGAACGTTACAGTTTCTTAGCCGAATTTGACACGTTTTATGCCAGTTTCGTTTTATTTACATCGCAGAAGTTACCTTagctatttgttattatttaagatttaaatacTGGGATCTTTAATGAGCAGTAGATAGTTAATTAGTAAGTAGGTAGTCATTTATGGCTTAGCTCTGATAactttactactactacctatTGAAACAAATAGTAATCAAG
The sequence above is drawn from the Cydia strobilella chromosome 2, ilCydStro3.1, whole genome shotgun sequence genome and encodes:
- the LOC134754415 gene encoding mitochondrial pyruvate carrier 1 → MAKLLASLKSKEFRDYLMSTHFWGPIANWGIPLAAIADTQKDPSFISGKMTFALSLYSLMFMRFAWRVQPRNMLLFACHFTNECAQLTQGARFINYQYLGDKAASENKAASETTSDKTSEKTSQK